A window of Streptomyces armeniacus contains these coding sequences:
- a CDS encoding BlaI/MecI/CopY family transcriptional regulator, translating to MCPGRREREGAEVTQRRKQSRQGPSSPRGHRRGQGELEALVLSALRQAPGPVTAGWVQERLGMEFAYTTVMTILTRLHTKGVVSREREGRAFAWLATSDEAGLAALRMRRVLDSESDRGAVLARFVTGLSSDDEVVLRELLREAAEEPEE from the coding sequence ATGTGCCCTGGACGACGAGAGCGGGAGGGCGCCGAAGTGACGCAACGGCGAAAGCAGAGCCGGCAGGGCCCCTCCTCGCCCCGCGGTCACCGGCGGGGGCAGGGGGAGCTGGAAGCGCTCGTGCTGTCTGCCCTGCGGCAGGCGCCCGGCCCGGTGACGGCGGGCTGGGTGCAGGAGCGCCTGGGGATGGAGTTCGCGTACACCACGGTGATGACGATCCTGACCCGGCTGCACACCAAGGGCGTGGTGTCCCGGGAACGGGAGGGGCGCGCCTTCGCGTGGCTGGCCACCTCGGATGAGGCGGGGCTGGCCGCGCTGCGCATGCGGCGGGTCCTGGACAGCGAATCCGACCGGGGCGCGGTCCTCGCCCGGTTCGTGACCGGGCTGTCCTCGGACGACGAAGTGGTGCTGCGCGAGCTGCTCCGGGAAGCGGCCGAGGAGCCGGAGGAATAG
- a CDS encoding M56 family metallopeptidase yields the protein MGIFVFLPLVLPVTALPIVRLAEQHLHPRGAARLLTVVGGLLAVCSTLCLVLLMVVGTAQLPGNPLPDGWSDPEVRDAVPHEEYVGEISIGALLAVLIAWSLTLAGHFRVRRRAHRSLAGLPDDGEPAVLPDADPYAYALPGACGRRERVVVSTAMLGHLDAEERRVLIAHEQAHLAARHHRFLLLAQLAARANPLLSPLRDAVTYSAERWADEEAAREVGSRRTVARAVAKAALVTRRTPASGLVAFAEPGPVPRRVAALLAPEPPARSWPPTGTAAGLAAWVAAAGTAASALSSLTAAAALTAILVAATPL from the coding sequence ATGGGCATCTTCGTCTTTCTGCCGCTGGTGCTGCCGGTGACGGCGTTGCCGATCGTGCGCCTAGCCGAGCAGCATCTGCATCCTCGGGGCGCGGCCCGCCTGTTGACGGTCGTGGGGGGCTTGCTGGCGGTGTGCAGCACGCTGTGCCTGGTGCTGCTGATGGTGGTCGGCACGGCGCAACTGCCCGGCAACCCGCTGCCGGACGGCTGGTCGGACCCGGAGGTACGCGACGCCGTGCCGCACGAGGAGTACGTCGGCGAGATCTCCATCGGCGCGCTCCTCGCGGTGCTCATCGCCTGGTCGCTCACGCTCGCCGGCCACTTCCGCGTACGGCGGCGCGCCCACCGGTCGCTGGCGGGACTGCCGGACGACGGGGAGCCGGCCGTACTGCCGGACGCCGACCCGTACGCGTACGCCCTTCCCGGCGCCTGCGGCAGACGCGAGCGGGTGGTGGTCTCCACCGCGATGCTCGGGCATCTCGACGCCGAGGAACGCCGGGTGCTGATCGCCCACGAGCAAGCGCACCTGGCCGCCCGGCACCACCGCTTCCTGCTTCTGGCCCAGTTGGCGGCGCGCGCGAACCCCTTGCTGAGCCCGTTGCGCGACGCGGTCACCTACAGCGCGGAGCGCTGGGCCGACGAGGAAGCGGCGCGAGAGGTGGGCAGCAGGCGCACGGTGGCCCGCGCGGTCGCGAAGGCAGCGCTCGTCACCCGCCGTACGCCCGCCTCCGGGCTGGTGGCCTTCGCCGAGCCCGGCCCGGTGCCGCGGCGAGTCGCCGCGCTGCTCGCGCCCGAACCGCCCGCGCGCAGCTGGCCGCCGACCGGCACGGCGGCGGGGCTGGCCGCGTGGGTGGCGGCGGCGGGCACGGCGGCATCCGCCCTGTCATCACTGACCGCCGCCGCCGCACTGACCGCGATCCTGGTCGCCGCCACCCCGCTGTAG
- a CDS encoding tellurite resistance TerB family protein, which translates to MALWDRIKESASTMQTQLNAKKNDLKSGGFRDASMAMCALVAAADGSIDPSERQRVTSLITSNEVLRNFPSDELQRLFDDNCQKLTSDFEFGKVSVMQTIGKVGKKPAEARAVVQIGIVIGGADGDFDKDEQGVVREVCFALGIPPEEFDL; encoded by the coding sequence ATGGCACTGTGGGACCGGATCAAGGAATCCGCCTCGACGATGCAGACCCAGCTCAACGCGAAGAAGAACGATCTCAAGAGCGGCGGCTTCCGTGACGCCAGCATGGCGATGTGCGCGCTGGTGGCCGCGGCCGACGGAAGCATCGACCCGTCCGAACGCCAGCGCGTCACCTCGCTGATCACCAGCAACGAGGTACTGCGGAACTTCCCCTCCGACGAGCTCCAGCGGCTGTTCGACGACAACTGCCAGAAGCTGACCAGCGACTTCGAGTTCGGCAAGGTCAGCGTCATGCAGACCATCGGCAAGGTCGGCAAGAAGCCCGCCGAGGCGCGGGCGGTAGTGCAGATCGGCATCGTCATCGGCGGCGCCGACGGCGACTTCGACAAGGACGAGCAGGGCGTCGTACGGGAGGTCTGCTTCGCCCTGGGCATCCCGCCGGAGGAGTTCGACCTCTGA
- a CDS encoding sporulation protein has product MVFKRVLGAFGVGGPDIDTVLDGDPVLPGGTLTGQVHLRGGSSDLEIEHLTLELVAHVEAEHAEGETHGAVVFDRTTLAGGFRLSAGEEASRSFSVTVPWETPVTELYGQPLGVVLGLRTELAVAGAKDAGDLDPLAVRPLPVQEAVLEAFGQLGFGFTSADLELGHIRGTWQQLPFYQEIELAPPPGYVYAAGEIELTFLAGPQEVEVVLEADKRCGPFGDGHDAVHRFTVAHHGVAQVDWAAEVEGWLRQLLGHREPAPSKDGHEHGHMDHGHDGRHRSGPGAGAVAAGAAAGVAVGVVGGMVAAEVVDEIGDAFEGDEEEDGEE; this is encoded by the coding sequence ATGGTGTTCAAGCGAGTGCTGGGAGCCTTCGGAGTCGGCGGCCCGGACATCGACACTGTCCTCGACGGCGACCCGGTGCTGCCGGGTGGGACGCTGACCGGGCAGGTCCACCTGCGCGGCGGCTCGTCCGACCTGGAGATCGAGCACCTCACGCTCGAACTCGTCGCTCACGTCGAGGCGGAGCACGCCGAGGGAGAGACGCACGGCGCCGTCGTCTTCGACCGTACGACGCTCGCGGGCGGCTTCCGCCTCTCGGCGGGCGAGGAGGCGAGCCGGTCGTTCAGCGTCACCGTGCCGTGGGAGACCCCGGTGACCGAGCTGTACGGGCAACCGCTCGGTGTCGTGCTCGGCCTGCGTACGGAGTTGGCGGTGGCCGGAGCGAAGGACGCCGGTGACCTCGACCCGCTGGCGGTGCGTCCGCTGCCCGTACAGGAGGCTGTTCTGGAGGCGTTCGGGCAGCTGGGGTTCGGCTTCACCTCCGCCGACCTGGAGCTCGGCCACATCCGCGGCACATGGCAGCAGCTGCCCTTCTACCAGGAGATCGAGCTGGCGCCGCCGCCCGGGTACGTGTACGCGGCCGGCGAAATCGAGCTGACCTTCCTCGCCGGACCGCAGGAGGTGGAGGTGGTACTGGAGGCCGACAAGCGCTGCGGGCCCTTCGGCGACGGCCACGACGCCGTGCACCGCTTCACCGTCGCCCATCACGGTGTGGCGCAGGTGGACTGGGCCGCCGAGGTGGAGGGCTGGCTTCGGCAACTGCTCGGGCACCGCGAGCCGGCACCGTCCAAGGACGGACACGAGCACGGGCACATGGACCACGGGCATGACGGGCGGCACCGCTCCGGACCCGGCGCCGGTGCTGTGGCCGCGGGTGCGGCGGCAGGTGTCGCCGTGGGTGTCGTCGGAGGCATGGTCGCCGCCGAGGTGGTCGACGAGATCGGCGACGCCTTCGAGGGGGACGAGGAGGAAGACGGGGAGGAGTGA
- a CDS encoding hemolysin family protein, whose translation MTEVLLLLVALALTLACAVFVAAEFSLTTVERSELEQAAEAGERGAASALRAARELTFQLSGAQLGITVTSLIIGMLAEPSLAALLRGPLEATGLPGGGASTLAVVLGVTASTVVLMVIGELVPKNWAISRPLAVARVVAAPQRGFTAAFGPLIRHLNGSANRLVRRLGLEPTEELASARSPEELIALARHSAAQGAIESDSAELFVRTLHLGELSAENVMTPRVDVTALEAHATGADAATLTLATGLSRYPVYRDTLDEVVGTVHIRDVLALDEDARAGTPVTALMTEPLLVPDSLPVDRLLDRLRHSRTMAVVVDEYGGTAGVATMEDIVEEIVGEVRDEHDPEEHPGLLPLDGGPDGRSSWEADGGVRLDQLAAIGLHAPEGPYETVAGLVADRVARIPAAGDAVELDGWRLDVVQVGHHRAERVRITAPAAVSQHHGAEETR comes from the coding sequence GTGACCGAGGTGCTGCTTCTGCTGGTCGCCCTGGCGCTCACACTGGCCTGCGCGGTCTTCGTCGCCGCCGAGTTCTCCCTGACCACCGTCGAGCGCAGCGAGCTGGAGCAGGCGGCGGAAGCGGGTGAACGCGGCGCCGCGAGCGCACTCCGTGCGGCGCGGGAGCTCACGTTCCAGCTCTCCGGCGCCCAACTGGGCATCACCGTCACCTCCCTGATCATCGGCATGCTCGCCGAACCGTCCCTCGCCGCCCTGCTGCGCGGCCCGCTGGAGGCGACGGGCCTGCCCGGCGGCGGCGCCTCGACCCTCGCCGTCGTCCTGGGTGTGACCGCCTCGACCGTGGTGCTGATGGTGATCGGCGAGCTCGTACCGAAGAACTGGGCCATCTCCCGGCCGCTCGCCGTCGCACGGGTCGTCGCGGCGCCGCAGCGCGGATTCACCGCCGCCTTCGGACCCTTGATCCGCCATCTCAACGGCTCCGCCAACCGGCTCGTGCGCCGCCTGGGCCTGGAGCCCACCGAGGAACTGGCCTCCGCGCGCAGTCCCGAGGAGCTGATCGCCCTGGCCCGGCACTCCGCCGCGCAGGGCGCGATCGAGTCCGACTCCGCCGAACTCTTCGTGCGCACCCTGCATCTGGGCGAGCTGAGCGCGGAGAACGTGATGACGCCGCGGGTGGACGTCACCGCCCTGGAAGCACACGCCACCGGGGCCGACGCCGCGACCCTCACCCTGGCCACCGGCCTGTCCCGCTACCCCGTCTACCGGGACACCCTGGACGAGGTCGTCGGCACGGTACACATCCGCGACGTACTCGCCCTGGACGAGGACGCGCGCGCCGGGACCCCGGTCACCGCCCTGATGACCGAGCCGCTGCTGGTGCCGGACAGCCTCCCCGTGGACCGCCTGCTGGACCGGCTGCGGCACAGCCGCACCATGGCCGTCGTGGTCGACGAGTACGGCGGCACCGCGGGCGTGGCCACCATGGAGGACATCGTCGAGGAGATCGTCGGAGAGGTCCGCGACGAGCACGACCCCGAGGAGCACCCGGGCCTGCTGCCCCTCGACGGCGGTCCCGACGGCCGCTCATCGTGGGAGGCCGACGGCGGCGTACGCCTCGACCAGCTCGCCGCCATCGGCCTGCACGCACCCGAGGGCCCGTACGAGACCGTCGCCGGGCTCGTCGCCGACCGGGTCGCCCGCATTCCCGCCGCCGGGGACGCCGTCGAACTGGACGGCTGGCGACTGGATGTCGTCCAGGTCGGCCACCACCGCGCCGAACGCGTACGGATCACCGCCCCGGCCGCCGTATCCCAGCACCACGGAGCGGAGGAGACCCGGTGA
- a CDS encoding hemolysin family protein has product MTALQLAIGALTLLTNAFFVGAEFALISVRRSQIEPRAKAGEKRARATLWGIEHVSAMMATAQLGITVSSLVLGAVAEPAIAHLLEPGFDAAHVPHGLVHPIAFVIALAIATYLHMLVGEMVPKNIALAAPERTALLLGPPLVALTHALRPLIFGINAFANTLLRLLHVEPKDEVAAVFTDDELARMVEDSRAAGLLEPEKGERLRDALGLGTRPVGGILAPLETMVTVDDSITPRRLERHCAESGFSRLPVTAPGGAILGYLHIKDTLGVAERDQPFPRDALHPVTTVPRDTPLDDTLTAMRSTGTHLAAVTDDDGTLLGFVTMEDVLEELVGPAPTAP; this is encoded by the coding sequence GTGACCGCCCTGCAACTCGCCATCGGCGCACTCACCCTGCTGACCAACGCCTTCTTCGTCGGCGCCGAATTCGCCCTGATCTCCGTACGCCGCAGCCAGATCGAACCCCGCGCGAAGGCCGGGGAGAAGCGGGCCCGCGCCACGCTGTGGGGCATCGAGCACGTCTCCGCGATGATGGCGACGGCCCAACTCGGCATCACCGTCTCCTCCCTGGTCCTCGGCGCGGTCGCCGAACCGGCCATCGCCCACCTCCTGGAGCCCGGCTTCGACGCCGCCCACGTGCCGCACGGCCTCGTGCACCCGATCGCGTTCGTGATCGCTCTGGCCATCGCCACGTATCTGCACATGCTCGTCGGCGAGATGGTGCCGAAGAACATCGCCCTGGCCGCACCCGAACGCACCGCACTGCTCCTGGGCCCTCCCCTGGTGGCCCTCACCCACGCCCTCCGCCCCCTGATCTTCGGCATCAACGCCTTCGCCAACACCCTGCTCCGGCTGCTGCACGTCGAGCCCAAGGACGAGGTGGCCGCCGTCTTCACCGACGACGAACTGGCCCGCATGGTCGAGGACTCCCGCGCCGCCGGACTCCTGGAACCCGAGAAGGGCGAACGGCTGCGGGACGCTCTCGGCCTCGGCACCCGGCCCGTCGGCGGCATCCTCGCCCCGCTGGAAACAATGGTGACCGTCGACGACAGCATCACCCCGCGCCGACTGGAGCGCCACTGCGCCGAGTCCGGCTTCTCCCGCCTGCCCGTCACCGCGCCCGGCGGCGCCATCCTCGGCTACCTGCACATCAAAGACACTCTGGGTGTCGCGGAACGCGACCAGCCCTTCCCCCGCGACGCGCTCCACCCGGTCACCACGGTGCCGCGGGACACACCGCTCGACGACACCCTCACGGCGATGCGCTCCACCGGCACCCACCTTGCCGCCGTCACCGACGACGACGGCACCCTTCTCGGATTCGTCACCATGGAAGACGTACTGGAGGAACTCGTCGGCCCCGCACCCACCGCCCCCTGA
- a CDS encoding FG-GAP repeat domain-containing protein produces the protein MPQHRIVSALSGKRGKWTAGVAAVAAVSAVSAPLVWSGLSDRAEAEAAGTALKGPAGTHPQADFDKDGRADQVSPSPNGEVSGSNQAGFLAVTYGSDKPGEGRRQVVDQTTSDVPGKPVRAAQFGADSTARDFDGDGYTDLAVTAGRGKASVILLWGSEKGLRGGTYLKNASGSPIAAVGGDFDGDGKADLVTGFGAKGLVKGPFTRAGGAAGTASVPEPRIKDEEGDDIPNPSLEAAGDLNGDRTDDLVTLTTNETDDNTNHVVWASRYLQGGKDGFAEPVKSHIPGNGAATVGDVDNDGYGDLIVGRRGAERECGDVTVVHGSSHGPGSRQTTVTKDSPGVPGEAGGACDYTSLDGGDVDGDGYADVLAGATLDFGSGQQKGAATLLRGGPNGLSGNGAQRFTAKSFGASPSSSSGAFGSAVNLLDMDGDGKSDVTLGDPDRNEMRGALWVIPGTGGAVPEKDAVSLTPKDFELSEGTPLLGSGATDVRGS, from the coding sequence GTGCCTCAGCACCGCATAGTCAGCGCGCTCAGCGGAAAGCGCGGGAAGTGGACAGCGGGAGTGGCGGCCGTGGCCGCGGTCAGTGCGGTGTCCGCTCCCCTTGTCTGGTCCGGCCTGAGCGATCGGGCGGAGGCGGAGGCCGCCGGGACCGCGCTGAAGGGCCCTGCGGGCACCCACCCGCAGGCCGACTTCGACAAGGACGGGCGCGCCGACCAGGTGTCCCCTTCCCCGAACGGCGAGGTGTCCGGCAGTAACCAGGCCGGGTTCCTCGCCGTCACGTACGGGTCGGACAAGCCCGGCGAAGGGCGCCGCCAAGTGGTCGACCAGACGACCTCGGATGTGCCCGGAAAGCCTGTCCGTGCCGCCCAGTTCGGTGCCGATTCCACCGCCCGCGACTTCGACGGCGACGGCTACACCGATCTCGCGGTCACCGCCGGGCGCGGCAAAGCTTCCGTCATCCTGTTGTGGGGGTCGGAGAAGGGGCTCCGCGGCGGTACGTACCTCAAGAACGCCTCCGGTTCACCGATCGCGGCGGTCGGCGGCGACTTCGACGGCGACGGGAAGGCCGATCTCGTGACCGGGTTCGGGGCGAAGGGGCTGGTGAAGGGACCGTTCACCCGGGCCGGCGGTGCCGCGGGCACAGCCTCCGTGCCCGAGCCGCGCATCAAGGACGAGGAGGGCGACGACATTCCCAACCCCTCGCTGGAGGCCGCCGGTGACCTCAACGGCGACCGCACCGACGACCTCGTCACCCTCACCACCAACGAGACCGACGACAACACCAATCACGTCGTCTGGGCGAGCCGCTACCTCCAAGGCGGCAAGGACGGCTTCGCCGAACCCGTGAAGTCACACATCCCCGGCAACGGGGCGGCCACGGTCGGCGATGTCGACAACGACGGCTACGGCGACCTGATCGTCGGCCGCCGCGGAGCGGAGCGGGAGTGCGGCGATGTGACGGTCGTCCACGGCTCGTCCCACGGGCCCGGTTCGCGGCAGACGACAGTCACCAAGGACAGCCCGGGCGTGCCCGGCGAGGCGGGTGGCGCCTGCGACTACACCTCGCTCGACGGCGGCGACGTCGACGGTGACGGCTACGCCGACGTCCTCGCCGGCGCGACCCTGGATTTCGGGTCAGGTCAGCAGAAGGGGGCGGCGACGCTGCTGCGCGGGGGCCCCAACGGCCTCTCCGGCAACGGCGCGCAGCGCTTCACGGCGAAGTCGTTCGGCGCGTCTCCCTCCTCTTCCTCCGGTGCCTTCGGCAGCGCCGTCAACCTGCTCGACATGGACGGGGACGGCAAGAGCGACGTCACGCTCGGCGACCCCGACAGGAACGAGATGCGCGGTGCTCTGTGGGTAATTCCCGGCACCGGCGGGGCCGTGCCGGAGAAGGACGCCGTTTCGCTGACCCCCAAGGACTTCGAACTGTCGGAGGGAACACCGCTGCTGGGCTCCGGCGCCACGGACGTACGCGGCTCGTAG
- a CDS encoding very short patch repair endonuclease produces METTAAVRARMSKQKSRNTQVELSLRSALHAAGLRYRVHKRPLKSVRREADLVFGPTRVAVFVDGCFWHGCPDHATWPKNNADFWRKKIEGNRARDADTDAKLAAAGWLAVRVWEHESPTEAAERVREVVISRRGKA; encoded by the coding sequence ATGGAGACCACGGCGGCCGTCCGTGCCCGGATGAGCAAGCAGAAGAGTCGGAACACGCAGGTGGAGCTGAGCCTGCGGAGTGCCCTGCATGCCGCGGGGCTGCGTTACCGGGTGCACAAGCGCCCGCTGAAGAGCGTGCGGCGAGAGGCGGATCTCGTGTTCGGGCCGACTCGCGTCGCGGTCTTCGTGGACGGCTGCTTCTGGCACGGATGCCCGGACCACGCAACGTGGCCGAAGAACAATGCGGACTTCTGGCGCAAGAAGATCGAGGGCAACCGAGCGCGCGATGCGGACACGGACGCAAAGCTGGCGGCGGCGGGGTGGCTCGCCGTACGGGTCTGGGAGCACGAAAGCCCGACAGAGGCCGCCGAGCGGGTGCGCGAAGTCGTGATCTCGCGGCGCGGCAAAGCGTGA
- a CDS encoding ABC transporter ATP-binding protein codes for MTPAVSTADLAPTPYAWEIRAEGLKVRAGRKRMAVDGLDLSLGTGVHGLLGPNGAGKTTLIRALATVLRPAGGTLELFGKSAGGAGEHRAVRRRIGYLPQEFGYYKRFTVREFVEYMAWLKEVPKADIPAAVQRAVERVGLADRADERMKALSGGMVRRAGIAQALVNDPSVLLLDEPTAGLDPAQRLRFRELLQEVGADTCVVVSTHLVEDVAAACTDVVLFAEGRLVFQGTPDDLAAAGGDGHEGDSPLERGYSALLRSPGRERGAW; via the coding sequence ATGACGCCCGCGGTGAGCACCGCCGACCTCGCACCGACCCCCTACGCCTGGGAGATCCGGGCCGAAGGGCTGAAGGTCAGAGCCGGCCGGAAACGGATGGCCGTCGACGGGCTCGACCTGTCCCTGGGCACCGGCGTACACGGCCTCCTCGGCCCCAACGGGGCAGGCAAGACCACCCTCATACGGGCGCTGGCCACCGTACTGCGCCCGGCCGGCGGCACCCTCGAACTGTTCGGCAAGTCCGCGGGCGGCGCCGGTGAGCACCGTGCGGTGCGCCGCCGGATCGGTTACCTGCCGCAGGAGTTCGGCTACTACAAGCGCTTCACGGTCCGCGAGTTCGTCGAGTACATGGCCTGGCTGAAGGAGGTGCCCAAGGCGGACATCCCCGCGGCCGTGCAGCGCGCCGTGGAGCGGGTTGGCCTGGCGGACCGGGCCGACGAGCGGATGAAGGCGCTGTCCGGCGGCATGGTACGGCGCGCCGGCATCGCGCAGGCCCTCGTCAACGACCCGTCGGTCCTGCTGCTGGACGAGCCGACGGCCGGACTGGACCCGGCGCAGCGGCTGCGGTTCCGCGAACTGCTCCAGGAAGTGGGCGCGGACACCTGCGTGGTCGTCTCGACCCACCTGGTGGAGGACGTGGCCGCCGCCTGCACCGACGTGGTGCTGTTCGCCGAGGGCCGGCTGGTGTTCCAGGGCACCCCGGACGACCTGGCCGCGGCGGGCGGCGACGGGCACGAGGGCGACAGCCCGCTGGAGCGCGGCTACTCCGCGCTGCTCCGGAGCCCCGGCCGGGAAAGGGGCGCCTGGTGA
- a CDS encoding transglycosylase domain-containing protein, producing the protein MRTRWRIPAAGITNRITKQRKHRKQRTRGTRPGRTGIRRLLTWRKLLAALLVLILLPTGAFTVLYFTVDVPEANRQAQAQSNVYLYSDGTVAARTGDINRESVPIGRVPEAVRHAFVAAENKSFYEDAGLDPVGLARGLANTALGKGTQGGSTITQQYVKNYYLSQEQTLTRKAREMVISLKVDQRNSKDEILAGYLNTSYFGRVAYGIQAAARAYYDRNVEDLTVAQGAYLAALLQAPSQYDWSAAEPAVKKQIKARWNYVLDNMVDSGWLDGAERRRMRFPAPVAPSPAPGLGGQAGYFVDAARRELLESGVSEQELAAGGWTITLTIDRARQRALEKAVARHLDGEDGEAKGAGRDVQGGAVSVAPETGHVVALYGGRDYTRHYLSNATRSDYQSGPAFQPIADAAALQRKVRRYSDGEQAAVRPTEGKGTAHVRKTAVDLGVDPDTGGYGARGAVRLGLVGVSPMELAGVYATLGREGTKVTPSVVKSAVRGGERARLPDSVGGRAVERETAGLVTDGLTDPYGWQGADGWQGADDSGAGGGADRGRGVPGVPAKLPYGLPVAVVSGPSDDRKAAWHVGYTPELATAVGVFGERHGTSEQTALDGPARGIPDRIWADYTGEALSDTSSADRAAEAAG; encoded by the coding sequence ATGCGTACCAGGTGGCGGATCCCGGCAGCCGGGATCACGAACAGGATCACGAAGCAGAGGAAGCACCGGAAGCAGCGCACGCGCGGGACCCGGCCGGGCAGAACGGGCATCCGCAGACTCCTCACATGGAGGAAGCTGCTCGCCGCGCTCCTCGTGCTCATCCTGCTGCCGACCGGCGCGTTCACCGTCCTGTACTTCACCGTCGACGTCCCCGAGGCCAACCGGCAGGCGCAGGCGCAGAGCAACGTGTACCTGTACAGCGACGGCACCGTCGCCGCCCGCACCGGTGACATCAACCGCGAGTCCGTGCCGATCGGGCGGGTGCCCGAGGCGGTGCGGCACGCGTTCGTCGCGGCCGAGAACAAGTCGTTCTACGAGGACGCCGGCCTCGACCCGGTGGGCCTCGCACGCGGCCTGGCCAACACCGCGCTGGGCAAGGGCACTCAGGGCGGCTCGACGATCACCCAGCAGTACGTCAAGAACTACTACCTCAGCCAGGAGCAGACCCTCACCCGCAAGGCGCGGGAGATGGTCATCTCCCTCAAGGTCGACCAGCGGAACTCGAAGGACGAGATCCTCGCCGGATATCTCAACACCAGCTACTTCGGTCGCGTCGCGTACGGCATCCAGGCCGCGGCACGCGCGTACTACGACCGGAACGTCGAGGACCTCACCGTCGCCCAGGGCGCCTACCTCGCGGCGCTGCTGCAGGCACCCAGCCAGTACGACTGGTCCGCGGCCGAACCCGCCGTGAAGAAGCAGATCAAGGCGCGCTGGAACTACGTACTGGACAACATGGTGGACAGCGGCTGGCTCGACGGCGCGGAACGGCGCCGCATGCGGTTCCCCGCGCCCGTGGCGCCCAGTCCCGCTCCCGGACTGGGCGGGCAGGCCGGCTACTTCGTGGACGCCGCCCGGCGGGAGCTGCTCGAATCCGGCGTCAGCGAGCAGGAACTGGCCGCAGGCGGCTGGACGATCACCCTCACCATCGACCGCGCCCGGCAGCGGGCCCTGGAGAAGGCCGTCGCGCGGCACCTCGACGGCGAGGACGGCGAGGCCAAGGGCGCGGGCAGGGACGTACAGGGCGGCGCCGTCTCCGTGGCACCGGAGACCGGCCACGTGGTCGCCCTCTACGGCGGCCGCGACTACACCCGGCACTACCTCAGCAACGCCACCCGCTCCGACTACCAGTCGGGCCCGGCCTTCCAGCCCATCGCGGACGCCGCGGCGCTGCAGCGGAAGGTACGGCGGTACTCGGACGGGGAGCAGGCCGCCGTGAGGCCGACGGAGGGCAAGGGAACGGCGCACGTACGGAAGACCGCCGTGGACCTCGGCGTGGACCCGGACACCGGCGGCTACGGCGCCCGCGGCGCCGTACGGCTGGGCCTGGTCGGCGTCAGCCCCATGGAGCTGGCGGGCGTCTACGCGACGCTCGGCCGCGAGGGCACGAAGGTCACCCCGTCGGTCGTGAAGTCCGCGGTCCGCGGCGGCGAACGCGCCCGGCTGCCGGACTCCGTGGGCGGCCGTGCCGTCGAGCGCGAGACGGCCGGCCTGGTCACGGACGGCCTCACGGACCCGTACGGATGGCAGGGCGCGGACGGATGGCAGGGCGCGGACGACAGTGGCGCGGGCGGCGGAGCTGACAGGGGCCGCGGCGTCCCCGGCGTCCCCGCGAAGCTCCCGTACGGGCTCCCCGTGGCCGTGGTGTCCGGGCCCTCGGACGACAGGAAGGCCGCCTGGCACGTCGGCTACACGCCCGAACTGGCCACCGCCGTCGGCGTGTTCGGCGAGCGGCACGGGACGTCCGAGCAGACCGCGCTCGACGGCCCCGCGCGCGGCATACCCGACCGCATCTGGGCCGACTACACGGGCGAGGCCCTGTCCGACACCTCGTCCGCCGACCGCGCCGCGGAGGCGGCCGGGTGA